The following coding sequences are from one Dama dama isolate Ldn47 chromosome 8, ASM3311817v1, whole genome shotgun sequence window:
- the INHA gene encoding inhibin alpha chain translates to MWLQLLLLLLAPQGRHGCHGPELDRELVLAKVRALFLDALGPPPVTGEGGDPGVRRLPRRHAVGFMRRGSEPEDQDVSQAILFPAAGASCSDEPDAGEAEEGLFTYVFRPSQHTRSRQVTSAQLWFHTGLDRQETTAANSSEPLLDLLVLTSGGPTSVPMSLGQAPPRWAVLHLAISAFPLLTHPILVLLLRCPLCSCSARPEATPFLVAHTRAGPPSGGERARRSTPPLPWPWSPAALRLLQRPPEEPAAHADCHRAALNISFQELGWDRWIVHPPSFIFHYCHGGCGLPTPQDLPLPIPGVPPTPFQPPSLVPGAQPCCAALPGTMRPLHVRTTSDGGYSFKYEMVPNLLTQHCACI, encoded by the exons ATGTGGCTTCAGCTGCTCCTCTTGCTGCTGGCCCCTCAGGGCAGGCATGGCTGTCATGGGCCGGAGCTGGACCGGGAACTCGTCCTGGCCAAGGTGAGGGCCCTGTTCCTGGATGCCTTGGGGCCCCCGCCGGTGACTGGGGAAGGTGGAGATCCTGGAGTCAGGCGTCTGCCCCGAAGGCATGCCGTGGGCTTCATGCGCAGGGGCTCTGAGCCGGAGGACCAAGATGTCTCCCAGGCCATCCTCTTCCCGGCTGCAG GTGCCAGCTGCAGTGATGAGCCAGATGCTGGGGAGGCTGAGGAGGGCCTCTTCACGTACGTGTTCCGGCCATCCCAGCACACACGCAGCCGCCAGGTGACTTCGGCCCAGCTGTGGTTCCACACGGGACTGGACAGACAGGAGACCACTGCCGCCAATAGCTCTGAGCCCCTGCTTGACCTGCTAGTACTGACATCTGGGGGTCCCACGTCTGTGCCCATGTCGCTGGGCCAGGCCCCCCCTCGCTGGGCTGTCCTGCACCTGGCCATCTCCGCCTTCCCTCTGCTGACCCACCCTATCCTGGTGCTCCTGCTGCGGTGTCCTCTCTGTTCCTGCTCTGCCCGGCCCGAGGCCACCCCCTTCCTGGTGGCCCACACACGGGCCGGGCCACCCAGTGGAGGGGAGAGGGCCCGGCGCTCCACGCCCCCGCTGCCCTGGCCTTGGTCTCCCGCTGCGCTGCGCCTGCTGCAAAGGCCTCCAGAGGAGCCCGCTGCCCATGCCGACTGCCACAGAGCCGCCCTCAATATCTCCTTCCAGGAGCTGGGCTGGGACCGGTGGATCGTGCACCCTCCCAGTTTCATCTTCCACTACTGTCACGGGGGGTGTGGGCTGCCCACCCCACAGGACCTGCCCCTGCCCATCCCCGGGGTGCCCCCTACCCCTTTCCAGCCCCCCTCTCTGGTGCCAGGGGCCCAGCCCTGTTGCGCTGCCCTCCCGGGGACCATGAGGCCCCTACATGTCCGCACCACCTCGGATGGAGGTTACTCTTTTAAGTATGAGATGGTGCCCAACCTTCTCACCCAGCACTGTGCTTGCATCTAA